The Anastrepha ludens isolate Willacy chromosome X, idAnaLude1.1, whole genome shotgun sequence genome includes a window with the following:
- the LOC128870007 gene encoding uncharacterized protein LOC128870007, which yields MSSLLHQQLTLEKLLETIPHSGAVLPPSPALSPVPQLASTFATLPISSNTSRSATLTAAGNPAPSEQPLLWTDTTQMTAVKTLTPDGTDYVVAATVSKKSNESSNTDNGKNISSDTSKLLDSKFLAFDLILNDPPVVHGLQKPKDMNDCNNLVASTLLRSQLQLTPATSGPEKVVPPSSITNTNKLNVIGISRSAVSDEHMVHVQHSSYNSMSTTRSIRGQNPHSRFKREFKAESVPPDYINHHQQKQYLPSTEVGPCNETELAAKSKSITNTLSSANTKPKNIVVSSTDSLYESSEGDGQCVADIETEDTSPYLYDEVLNDRVSSVAFKHLPPSTVTASDTRLEQAPTSESGSIEQKNINHTEEAVSEHNLFLPTNDLTEPTTAIIDKKSQLLARLFATDLVIPRCYQRLNAYSSPSVCNRSLHHSLFIPTELAGDALEHRTNSRITSTNADMNGIVLEKDETDTAMPAPLKANYLRPMVSTTEAGEQPASTAAFTLLTEIFLRQHDYQQQQKQRQQLLSSAANTANVMSNLQRDELSKLSVAVQPQSQQLQLPLQLPLSLSLPLPFLPILGNNNTLRTKNASYDIPAFLYGNPNREYKERTYVKTPPQTNEQQLWGHPEKQDSNQLLDTQLLCSRVLRTNASTLSDHLRKGEFHFIDYAPTVLKPSSDPSSTLFSTHSFNNNRNNLLSTNGNDSSNSSTSYNTLNLSSTQTGAFHSSTPSNLPTEITSDGCNRTTPIPSPTINNTKLNGNELLSAQEMALSEAQLHLDKFLELSKTFVELAIRNSSVELISCIVPLIKENMQQRKQLIDCIHSQVNQLKHQCASANIYCERAMRRRQLSEIKLQSQARQRTLGYISNKIATASAIAATAAAAESHPLPPPLYIKTELMHQENVSESGKSEADDKEYGIQSAINTKRTLVEIEDGIERYVKAFFKQNCNESEVKNDENNVMQSKDNDEKAKDFIKSSNNKEENDFEPNCDESHEKLGRKQMPTFGTEDDVNTRLSPVSPICFWHPDNRGLSVNERALTTAEIILECAALAVQTNMRDPDAALNAMTESSFTTEREGRQMRDCNLEYTSVNRELFQESFSTAVTAAGISNTDLVLQFNPCNNTDGAGTLKGSRDKSPPLVLHMSAPTLMSSPIPSNTSTLMPTVTPVSTPITPPTPPLSTIGSTVAAKSRRKSNYARRIEATTTLTTAKHITKKNTFFGNQNPHTLIQHYSKNCSKGNVGDNNSGVKRYQGEQASTLPEKGFTNHDTSPKVASESTSAATINQNNLQQKKHYTLQKQPEPQQQHQNQFSGANDNSNNGIYGIHGSGGNTPNASATAAAAVVALQERAFTDIFKARFNALTAAAVMNATVSISAAAAAAAAVNATHAPDGPYDLSITKKSNQTNLDTKISAANPQGNECKDNSNEKKKPHIKKPLNAFMLYMKEMRAKVVAECTLKESAAINQILGRRWHELSRDDQSKYYEKARQERQLHMELYPGWSARDNYGYVSKKKKRKKDRSPADSGGNNMKKCRARFGLDQQNQWCKPCRY from the exons ATGTCGTCCTTATTGCATCAGCAATTGACTTTAGAAAAATTACTTGAAACAATACCTCATTCGGGTGCCGTGTTACCCCCGTCGCCGGCTCTATCGCCCGTACCCCAGCTGGCTTCTACATTTGCTACTCTTCCCATCAGTAGTAACACGTCCAGATCAGCGACACTAACTGCAGCTGGTAATCCAGCCCCATCAGAACAGCCACTGCTTTGGACCGATACTACGCAAATGACTGCAGTGAAAACGTTGACTCCTGATGGAACCGACTATGTTGTGGCAGCCACTGTTAGCAAAAAGAGTAACGAAAGTAGCAATACTGATAATGGCAAAAACATTAGCAGTGACACCAGCAAATTgcttgattcaaaatttcttgcaTTCGATTTGATTCTCAATGACCCACCCGTCGTCCATGGATTGCAGAAGCCAAAAGATATGAACGATTGCAATAATCTTGTTGCATCAACGCTTTTACGGTCGCAATTACAGTTAACACCAGCAACCTCGGGTCCGGAAAAAGTGGTACCACCATCTTCCATCACCAATACAAATAAACTGAATGTTATTGGCATTAGCCGCTCAGCAGTTTCGGACGAGCATATGGTACATGTACAGCATTCTAGCTACAACTCAATGTCTACTACACGCAGTATACGGGGACAGAATCCACATTCTCGTTTTAAGCGAGAGTTCAAAGCTGAATCAGTGCCACCTGACTACATTAATCACCATCAGCAGAAACAATATCTCCCAAGTACTGAAGTGGGGCCATGCAATGAAACCGAATTGGCGGCAAAGTCGAAAAGTATTACAAATACCCTATCTTCAGcaaacacaaaaccaaaaaatattgtcGTAAGCAGTACAGATTCCCTTTATGAAAGCAGCGAAGGTGACGGTCAATGTGTCGCTGACATTGAAACTGAAGACACCAGCCCGTATTTGTACGATgaagttttgaatgatcgagTGTCAAGTGTTGCATTTAAACATTTACCCCCATCAACAGTAACAGCTTCGGACACACGTTTGGAACAAGCTCCCACGTCAGAAAGCGGCTCCATCGAGCAGAAAAATATTAACCACACTGAAGAGGCTGTTAGCGAACATAACCTTTTTCTTCCAACGAATGATCTTACTGAGCCCACCACCGCAATTATAGATAAAAAGAGCCAACTGCTGGCTCGACTTTTTGCTACAGATCTAGTTATTCCGAGATGTTATCAGCGTTTAAATGCTTATTCATCACCAAGCGTATGCAATAGAAGCTTACATCATTCACTTTTTATTCCCACCGAGCTTGCAGGAGACGCACTTGAGCATAGAACTAATAGCAGGATTACGAGCACGAATGCAGATATGAACGGAATTGTGTTAGAAAAGGATGAAACTGATACTGCCATGCCCGCTCCATTAAAGGCCAATTACCTAAGGCCTATGGTGTCAACAACTGAGGCGGGCGAGCAGCCAGCATCTACTGCAGCATTCACATTGTTAACGGAAATATTTTTGAGGCAGCATGATtatcagcagcaacaaaaacagcgACAACAACTACTCTCCTCTGCGGCAAATACGGCAAATGTTATGTCAAATTTGCAAAGAGATGAATTAAGTAAGCTATCAGTAGCAGTACAGCCGCAATCCCAGCAATTACAACTGCCTTTGCAATTACCATTATCCTTGTCTCTACCTCTACCATTTTTACCTATCCTTGGTAATAATAACACTTTGCGGACAAAGAATGCTTCTTACGATATTCCGGCTTTTTTATATGGTAACCCAAACAGGGAGTACAAAGAGCGGACATATGTAAAGACCCCGCCACAAACGAACGAGCAGCAACTGTGGGGACATCCGGAGAAACAAGACTCAAACCAGTTATTGGACACACAATTATTATGTTCCCGAGTGCTGCGCACGAATGCATCAACATTATCGGATCATTTGCGAAAGGGCGAGTTTCACTTTATAGACTATGCTCCCACCGTTCTAAAACCTAGCTCTGACCCGAGCAGTACATTGTTTTCGACGCATAGTTTCAACAACAATCGCAATAATTTGTTGAGCACCAATGGCAACGATAGCAGCAACAGTAGTACTTCCTATAATACTTTAAACCTTTCATCAACACAAACTGGGGCGTTCCACTCCTCAACACCGTCAAATTTACCCACCGAAATTACCAGTGATGGCTGCAATCGCACTACGCCCATCCCTAGCCCCACCAtcaataacacaaaattaaacGGCAACGAGCTATTATCTGCACAAGAAATGGCACTTTCGGAAGCGCAACTGCATCTCGATAAGTTCTTAGAACTTAGCAAAACGTTTGTTGAGCTAGCCATACGGAACTCATCCGTTGAACTAATATCGTGCATTGTCCCGCTTATCAAAGAGAATATGCAACAACGGAAGCAATTGATTGACTGCATTCATTCCCAGGTAAACCAACTAAAGCATCAATGCGCCAGTGCAAATATCTATTGCGAACGCGCAATGAGACGACGGCAGTTAtctgaaataaaattacaatcgCAGGCACGGCAACGAACACTTGGTTATATATCGAATAAGATAGCCACAGCATCTGCAAtcgcagcaacagcagcagcggcCGAATCGCATCCACTGCCACCACCATTGTATATTAAAACCGAGCTCATGCATCAAGAGAATGTGAGCGAGAGTGGTAAAAGCGAGGCAGATGATAAAGAATATGGGATTCAATCTGCAATAAACACAAAGCGTACGTTGGTAGAAATAGAGGATGGTATCGAGAGATACGTTAAagcatttttcaaacaaaattgcaATGAAAGTGAAGTAAAAAATGACGAAAACAATGTTATGCAAAGTAAAGATAATGACGAAAAAGCCAAAGATTTCATTAAGAGTTCTAATAATAAAGAGGAGAATGATTTTGAGCCAAATTGTGACGAATCCCATGAAAAATTAGGCAGAAAGCAAATGCCCACATTTGGTACCGAAGACGATGTTAATACACGTCTATCACCAGTGTCACCCATATGCTTTTGGCACCCAGATAATCGAGGCCTGAGCGTAAATGAGCGTGCGCTAACTACTGCTGAGATTATACTAGAATGTGCGGCTTTGGCGGTTCAAACGAATATGCGCGATCCCGATGCAGCATTAAATGCCATGACTGAGAGTTCCTTCACCACTGAGCGAGAAGGACGACAAATGCGAGATTGCAATCTAGAATACACGTCTGTAAATAGGGAACTATTTCAAGAATCGTTTTCAACGGCGGTAACGGCAGCGGGAATATCAAATACTGATTTGGTGTTGCAATTCAATCCATGCAATAACACCGATGGGGCCGGTACATTGAAAGGGTCCAGAGATAAAAGTCCACCACTTGTGTTACATATGTCGGCGCCAACGTTGATGAGCTCACCAATACCCTCGAACACATCCACTTTAATGCCGACGGTGACACCTGTATCGACGCCAATAACACCACCTACGCCTCCTTTGAGCACAATTGGGTCTACTGTTGCTGCAAAAAGTCGTCGAAAATCAAATTATGCACGACGCATTGAAGCAACCACCACTCTGACTACTGCTAAACACATAaccaaaaaaaacactttttttggtAACCAAAACCCACATACTCTAATACAGCACTACAGCAAAAACTGTAGCAAAGGCAATGTTGGAGATAACAATAGTGGCGTCAAACGATATCAAGGCGAGCAAGCAAGTACTCTACCAGAAAAAGGGTTCACAAACCATGATACCTCGCCAAAGGTAGCATCCGAATCGACATCAGCAGCAACTATTAATCAGAATAACCTGCAACAGAAAAAACACTATACACTCCAGAAACAACCGGAACCACAGCAGCAGCACCAAAACCAATTCAGTGGGGCCAATGACAACAGTAATAACGGTATATATGGCATACACGGTTCAGGAGGCAATACGCCCAACGCGAGCGCAACAGCTGCAGCAGCAGTCGTGGCACTGCAGGAGCGAGCTTTCACCGATATTTTTAAAGCACGCTTTAACGCGCTCACCGCAGCCGCTGTAATGAATGCTACAGTCAGCATATCGGCGGCAGCTGCCGCCGCAGCAGCAGTAAATGCAACACACGCCCCAGATGGGCCTTACGACTTAAGCATCACAAAAAAATCCAATCAAAC AAACTTGGATACAAAAATATCAGCAGCCAATCCCCAAGGAAACGAGTGCAAAGACAATTCAAATGAAAAGAAGAAACCCCATATCAAAAAGCCGCTGAATGCGTTCATGCTCTACATGAAAGAGATGCGTGCCAAAGTGGTAGCTGAGTGTACACTGAAAGAGTCAGCGGCGATAAATCAAATACTTGGTCGAAGG TGGCATGAACTTAGTCGTGACGATCAAAGTAAATATTACGAAAAAGCGCGGCAAGAGCGCCAGTTGCATATGGAATTGTACCCAGGGTGGAGCGCACGGGACAACTACGGTTATgtttcgaaaaagaaaaaacgtaaaaaagacCGATCGCCCGCGGACTCGGGAG